From the Quercus lobata isolate SW786 chromosome 6, ValleyOak3.0 Primary Assembly, whole genome shotgun sequence genome, one window contains:
- the LOC115994129 gene encoding probable prolyl 4-hydroxylase 9 — MKGKTGKGNWNLSLILKANKLGLPSVILLCSFFFLAGFYASTFFSLVSVPDSSGARPRSRLLDSVNEEESHYNLLNSGETGDDSITSIPFQVLSWRPRALYFPNFATAEQCESIIKLAEPRLRPSTVALRPGETADNTQGIRTSSGVFISASEDKTLDFIEGKIARATMLPRIHGEAFNILRYEIGQLYKSHYDAFNPAEYGPQKSQRMASFLLYLSDVDKGGETMFPFENGLNMDGSYDFKDCIGLKVKPRKGDGLLFYSMFPNATIDPMSLHGSCPVIKGVKWVATKWIRDEEQND; from the exons ATGAAAGGGAAAACCGGGAAAGGAAATTGGAACCTGAGCCTGATCCTGAAAGCGAACAAGCTAGGGTTACCGTCTGTCATTCTCTTatgctccttcttcttcctcgcTGGCTTCTACGCCTCCACTTTCTTCTCTCTGGTCTCTGTGCCGGACAGTTCTGGTGCTAGGCCAAGGTCGAGGCTACTCGATTCGGTCAACGAGGAGGAGAGCCACTACAATTTGTTGAACTCTGGAGAGACCGGTGACGATTCTATCACTTCAATTCCCTTTCAG GTATTGAGCTGGAGACCAAGGGCTctatattttccaaattttgcaACAGCAGAACAGTGTGAAAGCATAATAAAATTGGCCGAGCCGCGACTTAGACCGTCGACAGTGGCTTTAAGACCAGGAGAAACTGCAGATAACACCCAGGGAATTAGAACAAG TTCTGGCGTGTTTATTAGTGCTTCTGAAGACAAAACCTTGGACTTCATTGAGGGAAAAATTGCGAGGGCAACAATGCTTCCCAGGATCCATGGAGAG GCATTCAACATCTTGCGCTATGAGATTGGGCAGTTGTATAAATCTCATTATGATGCATTCAATCCTGCTGAGTATGGCCCACAGAAGAGCCAAAGG ATGGCTTCTTTCTTGTTGTATTTATCTGATGTTGACAAGGGAGGGGAAACTATGTTCCCATTTGAG AATGGCTTAAATATGGACGGAAGCTATGATTTCAAAGACTGTATTGGTTTGAAAGTGAAGCCACGGAAAGGAGATGGACTTCTATTTTATTCAATGTTTCCAAATGCTACAATTGATCCG